In the Clostridium beijerinckii genome, one interval contains:
- a CDS encoding DEAD/DEAH box helicase, with the protein MINSFSDLNLNSSIIEGLQKQGINIPTSIQSSSILPALEGKDIIGEAFTGSGKTLAYLLPLFHKIDTSKREMQGLILAPTHELAKQIEDQIKLLAENSSFPITSLSIIGDVNINNQIKKLKEIKPHIIVGSTGRILDLIRKKKITAHTIKTIVIDEGDNLLDPKRSNVTKDIVKSTMRDRQLMLFSASIKPETLETAKSLMKEPIIIKSEDKPLINPNIEHMFILCERRDKFETLRKVLVAAKPEKAIIFVNNNEDIELTTAKLNYHSKDCFAMTGKISKEDRKLAIESFRTGKIKILVSSDVTARGLDVADITHVFHLDLPLKLNEYLHRSGRTARGNAHGTSICILTVQQLNIIKKYEREFNIQFKEKKVFGGVLEDANYNSSSKQYEQKNKSYSSKFNK; encoded by the coding sequence ATGATTAACTCATTTAGTGATTTAAATTTAAATTCAAGTATAATAGAAGGACTACAAAAACAAGGAATTAATATACCAACTTCAATTCAATCCTCTTCTATTTTACCTGCTCTTGAGGGCAAAGATATAATTGGTGAAGCCTTTACAGGAAGTGGTAAAACATTAGCTTATCTATTGCCTCTTTTTCATAAAATAGATACATCAAAGAGAGAAATGCAAGGATTAATATTGGCTCCAACACATGAACTTGCTAAACAAATAGAAGATCAAATTAAGCTTCTTGCTGAGAACTCATCATTCCCTATAACTTCACTATCTATTATTGGTGATGTTAATATAAATAACCAAATAAAGAAACTCAAAGAAATAAAACCTCACATAATTGTTGGGTCAACAGGTAGAATTCTAGATCTAATTCGAAAGAAAAAAATAACTGCTCATACTATAAAAACAATAGTAATTGATGAAGGAGATAATTTATTAGATCCGAAGAGATCTAACGTTACTAAAGACATTGTTAAATCAACAATGAGGGATAGACAGCTTATGCTATTTTCAGCATCTATAAAACCTGAAACATTGGAAACTGCGAAGTCTCTAATGAAGGAACCAATAATAATAAAAAGTGAAGATAAGCCTTTAATAAATCCTAATATTGAGCATATGTTTATCTTATGTGAAAGACGTGATAAGTTTGAAACCTTAAGAAAAGTTCTTGTGGCTGCAAAACCAGAAAAAGCAATCATCTTTGTTAATAACAATGAGGATATTGAATTAACAACAGCCAAACTTAATTATCATAGCAAAGATTGTTTTGCTATGACCGGAAAGATTTCTAAGGAAGATAGAAAACTTGCAATTGAAAGCTTTAGGACAGGTAAAATAAAAATACTAGTCTCATCAGATGTTACAGCTCGTGGTCTTGATGTTGCTGATATAACTCACGTTTTCCATTTGGATTTGCCATTAAAATTAAATGAATATCTCCATAGATCTGGAAGAACTGCTAGAGGAAACGCTCATGGTACTTCTATATGTATTTTAACTGTTCAACAGCTTAATATAATAAAAAAATATGAGAGAGAATTTAATATACAATTTAAAGAAAAGAAAGTTTTTGGCGGAGTTTTAGAAGATGCTAATTATAACTCTAGTTCAAAGCAATATGAGCAAAAAAATAAATCTTATAGTAGCAAATTTAACAAATAA
- a CDS encoding DEAD/DEAH box helicase, producing the protein MNNEFTKFKISDEILKSIEGLGYKNPSKVQEKVIPEILLNKDIIVKSQTGSGKTAAFGIPLCEKVDWNENIPQILVLTPTRELAVQVSEDITNIGRFKRIKSVSIFGKEPISEQERKLKQKTHVVVGTPGRILDHIDRGSLNLAQIKYFVIDEADEMLNMGFIGQVEGIIRRLPKKKVTMLFSATIPEEIKVLCDKYMNKPVDISIDNQKLINENIDHNLYYTNYEEKIEKLNDILIIEKPETVVIFAKTKENVDTVFQWLKSKGYSVNRIHGGMLQKERLSIMDGFRLGDFRILVSTDLASRGIDVKGITHVINYDLPVEKEAYVHRIGRTGRAGEKGKAISFCVNEKDKLLSEIEEFIGFKIPVYNLPEKIMVEKEKNEGVKTLKSKPKRKEEKSKAINNNITKIYLNGGKKKKIRAGDIVGAICKIEGIRSEDIGIIDVQDSVSYVDILNGKGKRVIEELKNITIKGKIIKAEKAKK; encoded by the coding sequence ATGAATAATGAATTCACTAAATTTAAAATAAGTGATGAAATCCTAAAATCAATCGAGGGACTTGGTTATAAAAATCCATCAAAAGTTCAAGAAAAAGTTATCCCAGAGATACTTTTAAATAAAGATATCATAGTTAAATCACAAACGGGAAGTGGAAAGACGGCAGCTTTTGGGATTCCTTTATGTGAGAAAGTGGATTGGAATGAAAATATCCCACAAATTTTAGTATTAACACCTACGAGAGAACTCGCTGTTCAAGTAAGTGAAGATATAACTAATATAGGAAGGTTTAAAAGAATAAAATCTGTTTCGATTTTTGGTAAAGAACCTATCTCAGAGCAGGAGAGAAAATTGAAACAGAAGACGCATGTAGTGGTTGGAACTCCAGGGAGAATTCTAGATCATATAGATAGAGGAAGTCTTAATTTAGCTCAAATTAAATATTTTGTTATAGATGAGGCTGATGAAATGCTTAATATGGGATTTATAGGGCAAGTTGAAGGAATTATTAGAAGACTTCCAAAGAAGAAAGTTACTATGTTATTTTCAGCAACAATACCAGAGGAAATAAAGGTATTATGTGATAAATACATGAATAAGCCTGTAGATATAAGTATTGATAATCAAAAACTTATTAACGAAAATATAGATCATAATTTATATTATACTAATTATGAAGAGAAGATAGAAAAACTAAATGATATTTTAATAATTGAGAAACCTGAAACAGTAGTTATATTTGCAAAAACTAAAGAGAATGTAGATACAGTGTTTCAATGGTTAAAATCTAAGGGGTACTCTGTTAATAGAATACATGGAGGAATGCTTCAAAAAGAAAGATTAAGCATTATGGATGGATTTAGATTGGGCGATTTTAGAATACTTGTATCAACAGATCTAGCTTCAAGAGGCATTGATGTTAAAGGAATTACTCACGTAATAAATTATGATCTTCCCGTAGAGAAGGAAGCATATGTACATAGAATAGGCCGAACAGGAAGAGCAGGGGAAAAAGGGAAGGCAATAAGCTTTTGTGTTAATGAAAAAGATAAGCTTTTAAGTGAAATTGAAGAGTTTATTGGATTCAAAATTCCTGTCTATAATTTGCCTGAGAAAATAATGGTTGAAAAGGAAAAAAATGAAGGGGTTAAAACACTTAAAAGTAAACCGAAAAGAAAAGAAGAAAAATCAAAAGCCATAAATAACAATATAACAAAAATTTATTTAAATGGAGGTAAAAAAAAGAAGATTCGTGCCGGAGATATAGTTGGGGCTATTTGTAAAATAGAGGGCATTAGATCTGAAGATATTGGAATAATAGATGTCCAGGATTCGGTATCCTATGTTGATATATTAAATGGAAAAGGAAAAAGAGTTATAGAAGAGTTAAAAAATATAACTATAAAAGGTAAAATTATTAAAGCTGAAAAAGCAAAAAAGTAA
- a CDS encoding methionyl aminopeptidase, with product MILDRNEKCWCGSGLKYKKCHLEFDEKIESFKRKGHIVPPRNIIKSQKDIEGIKRSAKINDGVLDLVASKIKAGMSTADIDKLVYDYTIEHGAIPAPLNFEGFPKSVCTSINNEVCHGIPGENIIIKDGDIINVDVSTILDGYYSDASRMFMIGNVSEEAKRLVEVARECMIKGIEAIKPWGFLGDIGAACQEHAHKNGYTIVRALGGHGIGNEFHEDPFVPHIGEKGTGMLLVPGMILTVEPMVNQGTYDVFVDEENEWTIYTADDKLSAQWEHTVLITETGIEILAK from the coding sequence ATGATCTTAGATAGAAATGAAAAATGTTGGTGTGGCAGTGGGTTGAAATATAAAAAATGTCATTTAGAATTTGATGAAAAAATTGAAAGTTTTAAAAGAAAAGGCCATATAGTCCCACCAAGAAATATTATAAAAAGCCAAAAAGATATAGAAGGAATCAAAAGAAGCGCTAAGATTAATGATGGGGTTTTAGACTTAGTTGCAAGTAAAATTAAAGCAGGGATGAGCACTGCTGATATAGATAAATTAGTATATGATTATACTATAGAACATGGGGCGATTCCAGCACCATTGAATTTTGAAGGTTTCCCAAAGAGTGTATGTACATCAATAAATAATGAAGTGTGCCATGGAATCCCAGGTGAAAATATTATAATCAAAGATGGAGATATTATAAATGTAGATGTTTCTACGATTTTAGATGGATATTATTCAGATGCATCTAGAATGTTTATGATTGGCAATGTTAGTGAAGAAGCTAAAAGATTAGTAGAAGTAGCTAGGGAATGTATGATAAAAGGAATTGAAGCTATAAAACCTTGGGGATTCTTAGGAGATATAGGTGCAGCGTGTCAGGAACATGCTCATAAAAATGGATATACAATAGTAAGAGCATTAGGTGGACATGGAATAGGTAATGAATTTCATGAAGATCCATTTGTTCCTCATATAGGGGAGAAAGGAACTGGAATGTTGCTTGTTCCCGGAATGATTCTTACCGTTGAACCAATGGTTAATCAAGGAACTTATGATGTTTTTGTTGATGAAGAAAATGAATGGACTATTTATACAGCCGATGATAAATTATCAGCGCAGTGGGAGCATACAGTGTTGATAACTGAGACTGGAATAGAAATTTTAGCTAAGTAA
- the recQ gene encoding DNA helicase RecQ: MDNVALNYLEKYYGYKSFRKGQEDIISKIINGEDVLAIMPTGGGKSICYQIPALMLEGITIVISPLISLMKDQVDTLKDMGIKGALINSTLSAIEEKEVINNLENSEIKILYIAPERLESFEFLSVISKCNISQIAIDEAHCISQWGHDFRGSYRKISNFISLLQKRPIITAFTATASQEVREDIINLLKLNNPKVFITGFDRENLSISVIKSGNKKEYLYKYIENNKEVSGIIYAATRKEVNNLYESLQAKGYNVTCYHAGLSENTRKENQENFIYDRAGIMIATNAFGMGIDKPNIRYVVHYNMPRNIESYYQEIGRAGRDGEKSECVLLFSPQDVQVQKYLIENSIEDVERKNNQYRKLQQMMDFVYSNYCYRKYVLEYFGETYNGQCDNCSNCLSKGEFVDKTIEAQKVLSCIYRMKVKFGIGMLVDVLRGSKNKKVIQFHFNELSTYGLMKEYSAEDLKNFINTLISHGYINVVEGTYPVLSLNDRSRRVLTSQEKVQLKEFRVEKKASEENELFEILRNLRQELAKENNVPPYIIFGDVTLKEMTVNYPISKYEMLKVSGVGEVKYNKYGKVFEDVIRNFVEEHEIAISDHDEGLLDEQKSINKDEESRIEVKTDLELYERLDNARKEFAKEERALPQAILTMNTLKEISGRCPSSLDELKDITGMGPKKISLYGEKIINIVNEYLSENDRKVEWIERKRRKVIIDGETRENDQISIDMLKQNITIHEVSQKLEISISTILGYVTDYIKEFGENAFHINLEEFYNKEDEKLIIDACQKHGYDKINVLKKELPSHIKYESIRAVILKKYYL, from the coding sequence ATGGATAATGTAGCTTTAAATTATTTGGAGAAATATTATGGATATAAGTCATTTAGAAAAGGGCAAGAAGACATAATAAGTAAAATAATAAATGGAGAAGATGTACTTGCTATAATGCCAACTGGAGGAGGAAAGTCAATTTGTTATCAGATACCAGCATTGATGCTAGAAGGAATAACAATAGTAATTTCTCCTCTAATATCCCTAATGAAAGATCAAGTAGATACGCTAAAAGATATGGGGATAAAAGGCGCTTTAATAAATAGTACATTGAGTGCTATAGAAGAAAAAGAAGTAATAAACAATTTGGAAAATAGTGAAATAAAGATTCTTTATATAGCTCCTGAAAGATTAGAATCTTTTGAGTTTTTGAGTGTTATTTCTAAATGTAATATTTCTCAAATAGCTATAGATGAAGCTCATTGTATTTCTCAATGGGGACATGATTTTAGGGGAAGTTATAGAAAAATATCAAATTTTATAAGTTTACTTCAAAAGAGACCTATAATAACAGCATTTACTGCAACTGCATCACAGGAAGTGAGAGAAGATATAATAAATCTTCTTAAATTGAATAATCCAAAAGTCTTTATAACAGGTTTTGATAGAGAAAACTTATCTATCAGCGTGATTAAAAGTGGTAACAAAAAGGAATATTTATATAAATATATAGAAAACAATAAAGAAGTTTCAGGCATTATATATGCTGCAACTAGGAAAGAAGTCAATAATTTATATGAATCTTTGCAAGCGAAAGGGTATAATGTGACTTGCTATCATGCGGGATTATCTGAAAATACTAGAAAAGAAAATCAAGAAAATTTTATATATGATAGAGCTGGTATTATGATAGCAACCAATGCTTTTGGAATGGGGATAGACAAACCTAATATAAGATATGTTGTACACTATAATATGCCAAGAAATATTGAAAGTTACTATCAAGAGATTGGAAGAGCAGGAAGAGATGGAGAAAAGAGCGAATGCGTATTATTATTTTCGCCTCAAGATGTTCAGGTCCAAAAGTATTTAATAGAAAACTCAATAGAAGATGTAGAGAGAAAGAACAATCAATATAGAAAGCTTCAACAAATGATGGATTTTGTATATAGCAATTATTGCTATAGAAAATACGTTTTGGAGTATTTTGGAGAAACATATAATGGGCAATGTGATAATTGCAGTAATTGTTTGAGTAAAGGAGAGTTTGTTGATAAGACAATAGAAGCGCAAAAAGTTCTTTCATGTATATACAGGATGAAAGTTAAATTTGGAATTGGAATGCTTGTAGATGTGCTTAGAGGATCTAAAAATAAAAAAGTTATTCAATTTCATTTTAACGAGCTTTCTACTTATGGATTAATGAAAGAATATTCAGCAGAAGATCTCAAAAACTTTATTAATACATTGATTTCTCATGGATATATTAATGTGGTTGAAGGTACATATCCAGTGTTGAGTTTAAATGATAGATCAAGAAGAGTATTAACATCTCAAGAAAAAGTTCAATTAAAAGAGTTTAGAGTAGAAAAGAAAGCTAGTGAAGAAAATGAACTTTTTGAGATTCTTAGAAATTTAAGACAAGAACTGGCAAAGGAAAACAATGTTCCACCATATATAATATTCGGTGACGTTACACTAAAAGAAATGACTGTAAATTATCCGATATCAAAATATGAAATGCTTAAAGTTTCTGGAGTTGGAGAAGTTAAATATAATAAATACGGAAAAGTATTTGAAGATGTAATACGGAATTTTGTAGAAGAACATGAAATTGCTATATCTGATCATGATGAAGGCTTGCTAGACGAACAAAAGAGTATAAATAAAGATGAAGAATCTAGAATAGAAGTTAAAACAGACTTAGAATTATACGAGAGACTAGACAATGCAAGAAAAGAATTCGCTAAAGAAGAAAGAGCATTACCCCAAGCAATACTGACAATGAATACTCTGAAGGAAATAAGTGGAAGATGCCCGAGTTCTTTAGATGAATTAAAAGATATAACAGGCATGGGACCTAAGAAAATAAGTTTGTATGGAGAAAAGATAATAAATATAGTAAACGAATATTTGTCAGAAAATGATAGAAAAGTAGAATGGATTGAAAGAAAAAGAAGAAAGGTTATAATTGATGGAGAGACTAGGGAGAATGATCAAATCTCAATAGATATGCTTAAGCAGAACATAACTATACATGAAGTATCTCAAAAATTAGAGATCTCAATTTCAACTATCCTAGGATATGTAACAGATTATATAAAAGAGTTTGGAGAAAATGCATTTCATATAAATTTGGAAGAATTTTATAATAAAGAAGATGAAAAGCTAATAATAGATGCATGCCAAAAGCATGGATATGATAAGATAAATGTACTAAAAAAAGAACTACCTTCACATATAAAATATGAAAGCATAAGAGCTGTAATTTTAAAAAAGTACTATTTGTAG
- a CDS encoding J domain-containing protein, translating to MDPYEVLGIEKTASEEEIKNKFKDILEEYTQNQNETTKQKVLALSAAYELIINGNLYKEIRDLVDNKNFSEAEAKLNLINNANSAEWNYLQGFISVQKGWFDSGLNYLKKAVELDPNNHEYLDSLNKLQARVIDYMKKYANKNVKPNSNSMNACGGDNNSSGNGGMC from the coding sequence TTGGATCCATACGAGGTTTTAGGCATTGAAAAAACAGCTTCTGAAGAAGAAATAAAAAATAAATTCAAAGATATTTTAGAAGAATATACACAAAATCAAAATGAGACCACTAAACAAAAAGTTTTGGCTCTTAGTGCGGCATATGAGCTCATTATTAATGGTAATCTATATAAAGAAATTCGTGATTTAGTCGATAATAAAAACTTTTCTGAGGCTGAAGCAAAATTGAACTTAATAAATAATGCGAATTCAGCAGAATGGAATTATCTTCAAGGTTTTATATCTGTTCAAAAGGGATGGTTTGACAGTGGGCTTAATTACTTGAAAAAAGCTGTAGAATTAGATCCTAATAACCATGAATATTTGGACAGCTTAAACAAATTGCAGGCAAGAGTTATTGATTATATGAAAAAATATGCAAATAAAAATGTTAAACCTAATTCTAATAGTATGAATGCTTGCGGTGGAGATAATAATAGTAGTGGTAACGGGGGAATGTGTTAG
- the sigI gene encoding RNA polymerase sigma factor SigI, with protein MLECVLIDLNVDKNTSINELIENHMPFIIKSISDVTGRYVSCENDEELSVGLLGFHEAIERYDNEKGHFLSFAKLVIGSRIKNYLKGENKHNHSSLDELVDKGLDFRDEYFEPKEDNSMLLEEITALKNEISSFGFTLEDLVNEAPKQQATRKNAINLSEEISKDEEFLSFMYLKKRLPIKRIVLKFSVTEKVIKRSKKFIISVVIIIDKNLSALKNWIRK; from the coding sequence ATGCTCGAATGTGTTTTAATAGATTTAAATGTTGATAAGAACACAAGTATAAATGAACTTATTGAAAATCATATGCCTTTTATAATAAAAAGTATTTCAGATGTGACAGGTCGCTATGTATCTTGCGAAAATGATGAAGAACTTAGCGTTGGATTACTTGGTTTTCATGAGGCAATTGAAAGATATGATAATGAGAAGGGACATTTTTTATCTTTTGCAAAATTAGTAATTGGAAGTAGAATAAAGAATTACTTAAAAGGTGAAAATAAGCATAATCATTCATCTTTGGACGAATTAGTGGACAAAGGTTTGGATTTTAGAGATGAATATTTTGAGCCTAAGGAAGATAATAGCATGTTGCTGGAAGAAATAACTGCCTTAAAGAATGAAATAAGTTCGTTTGGTTTTACTTTGGAAGATTTGGTGAATGAAGCTCCCAAACAACAAGCAACGAGAAAGAATGCAATTAATTTATCAGAAGAAATATCAAAGGATGAAGAATTTTTATCTTTTATGTATTTAAAGAAAAGATTACCAATCAAAAGGATTGTTTTAAAGTTTTCAGTTACAGAAAAGGTAATAAAAAGAAGCAAAAAATTTATAATTTCTGTTGTAATAATAATTGATAAAAATCTCAGTGCTTTAAAAAATTGGATCAGAAAGTAG
- a CDS encoding anti-sigma factor domain-containing protein, which produces MNRGIIMEIKKSYAIALNDNGIMEKIEPKKDMKIGQKIFYFEDDLIKASNSGTYRYNNFIKSIGAIAALFLIVFTFFHTMKSDTAYAVVSLDINPSIQIEADNKLKIIRVEGVNNDGKNIDFTDVKGISLDEGIQKIKEKLIEKKYLDTNREVLVGFAFIKNEDNSAYEKDIKDVIQSTFNTEKVTYVKGDKEDVDEAKTKGISLGRYEASLVVDESTKNKIDVAPVKEITASIKDKENVTQWDAKDEKNSDVVTPATNSNSDAKPEKTTVDKPVINGAADNSLPNVDSGKATDNPKKEQKDDGVLNLQPEVPAQNENDNKGNTPVTSPAKDDNTINIGPDNGTIVNNPTSGKIQEDPNKTIQVPKTDENTANKTVKN; this is translated from the coding sequence ATGAATAGGGGAATAATAATGGAAATTAAAAAAAGTTATGCTATAGCTTTAAATGATAATGGCATAATGGAAAAGATTGAACCTAAGAAAGATATGAAAATAGGGCAAAAAATATTTTATTTTGAAGATGATCTCATTAAGGCTAGTAATAGTGGGACTTATAGGTATAATAACTTTATTAAGTCAATTGGAGCAATTGCAGCGTTGTTTTTAATAGTATTCACCTTCTTTCATACTATGAAATCTGATACAGCATATGCAGTTGTTAGTTTAGATATTAATCCTAGTATACAAATAGAAGCTGATAATAAATTGAAGATTATTAGAGTTGAAGGTGTAAACAATGATGGAAAGAATATAGATTTTACAGATGTTAAAGGTATATCTCTTGATGAAGGAATACAAAAAATAAAGGAAAAACTTATAGAAAAAAAATATTTAGATACTAATAGGGAAGTATTGGTTGGATTTGCATTTATAAAAAATGAAGATAACAGTGCTTATGAGAAAGATATAAAGGATGTTATTCAATCTACCTTTAATACAGAAAAAGTTACTTATGTTAAAGGTGATAAGGAAGATGTTGATGAAGCTAAGACAAAAGGAATAAGCTTAGGAAGATATGAAGCATCTCTAGTGGTAGATGAGAGTACAAAGAATAAAATAGATGTAGCACCAGTAAAAGAAATTACTGCAAGTATAAAAGATAAAGAAAATGTAACTCAGTGGGATGCAAAAGATGAAAAAAATAGTGATGTCGTTACTCCAGCTACTAATTCAAATTCAGATGCAAAACCTGAAAAAACAACTGTAGATAAGCCTGTAATAAATGGAGCAGCTGACAATTCATTACCTAATGTGGATTCGGGGAAAGCTACAGATAACCCTAAAAAAGAACAAAAGGATGATGGTGTGTTAAATTTACAACCAGAGGTTCCTGCACAAAATGAGAATGATAACAAGGGAAATACACCAGTGACAAGTCCTGCAAAGGATGACAATACTATTAATATAGGTCCAGATAACGGAACTATTGTAAATAATCCTACGTCAGGAAAAATTCAGGAAGATCCTAATAAGACTATACAAGTACCAAAAACTGACGAGAATACAGCTAATAAGACTGTTAAAAATTAA
- a CDS encoding bifunctional homocysteine S-methyltransferase/methylenetetrahydrofolate reductase produces MIKEILKNDILICDGAMGTYYSEVTGNDVSYCEFGNLNDKETIKRIHKEYIEAGAKLIRTNTFSANTYDLGVSLETLMDIIKSGINLAKEVTRNTSVLIGASIGPIKTDNLDEFSNEVLEEYKYIVDCFLKNGIDIFIFETFSNYNYLKKISEYIKYKNIDSFILTQFAVKPDGFTRDGISAAKLIKEVRNTEYIDAFGFNCGSGPAHILEMVKKINIENEIVSVLPNAGYPEIIHERTVYPNNPVYFAKKVSEIRSFGVSIIGGCCGTNPSYIKQLTKIINENSKVINANTKAEPKVKSFEKKAKNTFKDKLENGEFVVAIELSAPIDTDISRIIDGAKICKENNIDLVTVPDSPMSKVRADSTIISSKIKREIGIEAMPHVCCRDKNTNAIRSSLIGSHIENIRNILAITGDPISDASKVETKSVFNLNSFRLIELIESMNEEIFKEDSIYVGGALNLNVLNKEVEYNRMMKKIEKGAKFFLTQPIYDDNAIEFLKMIKERTNVKILAGLLPVVSYRNAMFLNNELPGVTIPDKYVQMFSENMSKEEAQEIGVKITVEIGKKLKGIADGLYFITPFNRVNMLIEIIKQINA; encoded by the coding sequence ATGATAAAAGAGATATTAAAAAATGATATACTAATATGTGATGGAGCAATGGGAACATATTATTCAGAAGTAACAGGTAATGATGTATCCTATTGTGAATTTGGTAACTTAAATGATAAAGAAACTATAAAAAGAATACATAAAGAGTATATTGAAGCAGGGGCTAAACTAATTAGAACAAATACTTTTTCTGCTAATACATATGATCTTGGAGTATCGTTAGAAACATTAATGGACATAATTAAGTCAGGAATAAACTTAGCTAAAGAAGTAACAAGAAATACTTCTGTTTTAATAGGTGCAAGTATTGGACCTATTAAAACAGATAATTTAGATGAATTTAGCAATGAAGTTTTAGAAGAATATAAATACATAGTAGATTGCTTTTTAAAAAATGGTATAGATATTTTTATATTCGAAACTTTTAGCAACTATAATTACCTGAAAAAAATAAGCGAGTATATTAAGTACAAGAATATAGATAGTTTCATACTTACTCAGTTTGCTGTTAAGCCAGATGGATTTACAAGAGATGGGATAAGTGCGGCTAAATTGATTAAAGAAGTACGAAATACAGAATATATAGATGCATTTGGGTTTAACTGTGGTTCTGGACCAGCACATATATTGGAAATGGTTAAAAAAATTAATATAGAAAATGAAATTGTTTCGGTACTGCCTAATGCAGGTTATCCAGAGATAATTCACGAAAGAACAGTTTATCCAAACAATCCCGTATATTTTGCGAAAAAAGTTAGTGAAATAAGGTCTTTTGGGGTTTCAATTATAGGGGGATGCTGTGGAACAAATCCAAGCTATATTAAACAATTAACCAAAATAATTAATGAGAATTCTAAAGTAATCAATGCTAATACTAAGGCTGAGCCAAAAGTTAAAAGTTTTGAGAAAAAGGCTAAGAATACTTTTAAAGATAAGCTCGAAAATGGTGAGTTTGTTGTAGCTATAGAATTATCGGCACCAATTGATACCGATATATCAAGAATCATAGATGGAGCTAAGATATGTAAAGAAAACAATATTGATTTAGTAACAGTTCCGGATTCACCAATGTCGAAGGTTAGAGCAGATTCAACTATTATATCGTCTAAAATCAAGAGAGAAATAGGAATTGAAGCTATGCCTCATGTTTGCTGTAGAGATAAAAATACTAATGCAATAAGGTCAAGTCTGATAGGATCTCATATTGAAAATATAAGAAATATCCTTGCAATTACTGGTGACCCTATATCTGATGCTAGTAAAGTTGAAACAAAAAGCGTATTTAATTTAAATTCATTTAGGCTAATAGAATTAATAGAAAGCATGAATGAAGAAATATTCAAAGAAGATAGTATTTATGTAGGTGGTGCTTTGAATTTGAATGTTTTAAATAAAGAAGTAGAATATAATAGAATGATGAAGAAGATAGAAAAAGGTGCAAAGTTTTTTTTAACGCAACCTATCTATGATGACAATGCTATAGAGTTCTTGAAAATGATTAAAGAGAGGACTAATGTAAAGATTTTAGCGGGATTACTTCCCGTTGTAAGTTATAGAAACGCAATGTTTTTAAATAATGAGCTTCCTGGAGTAACTATACCAGATAAATATGTACAAATGTTTTCAGAAAATATGAGCAAAGAAGAGGCACAAGAAATCGGTGTAAAAATTACTGTGGAAATAGGAAAGAAACTAAAAGGTATTGCAGATGGATTATATTTCATTACTCCTTTTAATAGGGTTAATATGTTAATTGAAATTATTAAGCAGATTAATGCCTAA
- a CDS encoding histidine phosphatase family protein, with amino-acid sequence MNVGLIRHFKVDYRKSFFMTSKEFKNWEENYNISGVIRKDVELMGINWDKCYSSTLIRAITTAQHVYKDDIIQNDLIRETIIDPIFKSNLKLPYWFWAISGRIAWYFNHKSQQENKIITREKAEKFVDLLLNEARKEGTENILIVTHGFFMYSLQKELKKRSFTGKLIYSPKNGILYLYKK; translated from the coding sequence ATGAATGTTGGTCTTATCAGACATTTTAAAGTTGATTACCGTAAAAGTTTTTTTATGACATCAAAAGAATTTAAAAATTGGGAAGAAAATTACAATATAAGTGGTGTGATTAGAAAAGATGTAGAGCTTATGGGGATAAATTGGGATAAATGTTATTCTAGTACGCTTATAAGAGCAATAACGACAGCACAACATGTATATAAGGATGATATAATTCAAAATGATCTAATTAGAGAAACTATCATTGATCCAATATTTAAAAGTAATTTAAAGCTTCCGTATTGGTTTTGGGCGATTAGTGGAAGAATAGCGTGGTATTTCAACCATAAATCTCAACAAGAAAATAAGATTATTACAAGAGAGAAAGCTGAGAAGTTTGTTGATTTATTATTAAATGAAGCGAGAAAAGAAGGTACAGAAAACATTTTAATTGTCACGCATGGTTTTTTTATGTATAGTCTTCAGAAAGAATTGAAGAAGAGGAGCTTTACAGGCAAGTTAATATACAGCCCTAAAAATGGAATCCTATATTTATATAAAAAATAA